TTGCCTAGAGACCATCACTGAAATTACATGTAAGAGATCGATTCTTACTTCTAACACTCACCTGTTTCTAGCGTTAATCCATTTCAAGACATATAATTAAGATTCCCTGACactatagattttattatttcactgttgtagttatataaattacctactctaaagaatattttagaaatattatacatttcacTGCTATATTTCTAACCTAACTTATACCggttatttgtaattaatacgCAAAGAAGTACGCTTATGTATGAATCTCGGTTTTCCAAGCGCACATTTTTCTAGAAATAGTACACGATTTTTAATACGAACTGTGtgtaattgtgtaataaatattctttattaattcgtaacattataaagtatataaaatcttttagtacatttattttaaaaagtcgaTGCGCGTAAATACgttgtcaattatttatatagttcagctttcaatttaattcataacttttcttgtattaaataatcaaaactgtttcttaatagaattattttaatcaacataCTTTCTCGTTtcattagttaattaaatttcagtttatattatatGCCATAAGTTCGAGTATATTGAAAATGACAAAAACTAGAATAGTACTATAATAGTAGTATTTagttacaaaagtatttatttcggAGACGCACTTAATTAAGAGGTACCGTTTGCTTaagataaatgtttaatttattactgggaaataaaaatatatagtttgtctTGAAGAAAAAGGTACTAGCTCTagtattactttacatttattgaaattagtaAGTGCaatcaaatattgattttaaactacatatttaaGGTATATTTAGCCATCCTTACCTAGGTAAACATAAATCCTGTAAGTTTATGAAAATTAGGCCAATACTGATAAAACAGGTAGTATAGAAAGGGAAGTTAAGAGAGGACATGGGTCGCTATTATTTCTCCCTTAGCTCTCATAAGTATAAACGAACAATATTTCGGAACATAACTTCTGACAAATTTTCTCACTTACCAGATACACGTTCctgttaaagattattttatcaaTGCAAGACTCGATAAGCAAAGTTATAGTCACACTCCACCGCGACTCCGCATTGTGTTTGCACTACTTATTACTTGAGTTTCACAGTTGAGTGAGTGTGACTTCACCAAAACAGAGAATAGAACCGTgcaataactaatatatttaaagtagtgCGATGTTAATTTCATAGGAAGTAAACATAGGCTTCCTAGCTAATTTGAAAGAATTAGGTAGATTTGTAAAAGATGAAATATTAATCTACATTtgtataaaaccaattattttcaCCAACGATAAACCAATAGTCAGCACTTTAATACATGTAGATGTCACTGGTTATCATAAATAGTTGAAATAACACTGACAACAGCTGAAACTAAAAGGGCCATAGCTGGACATgatggaaatgttaaaaaaattcatatattctaTTGTGTGTGCTACGAGTAGAACTTTACGTAAATATTTTGTCTCTTAGAGAAAAGTATTCAGTGGCACTCATTTTTCAGGGGTGACGGATGTAATTTTGGGAGGGGAAAATTGAAATTAACAGAATTATGACTATTACGTCAAATAGTTGAAGGGAAAACCTTCTTCTCACCTACATTGCTTATTTTGGGAGGCAGGAAACTACAACCGATGGTCATAACAATATGAATTTTAGCAGTAAATCCAATAAAATCTGTTATGACTTTTTGGATTCCCTGTAAAAAAAGCTCTTTCAAAAATTTGGCCTCCGGATAGTACCTTATTCTTAGTTCATTATACAAAACAGTACTCCTTTAAAGTCGTACGAAACCATTTGCACTTGGAGTAGATAACCTTAAAGGTGAAGCTACTCGTATAACAAGAGAAGTGTTCGGTATTTAGTCCAAGAGATGTCCAGAATAGTTTCGTACCCTGTGAGCGAGTTGAAAGTTTCTAACAAGATTCAAACCAACAACTTCCCTAACTGAATTCCAGGTGGAAATTATTTAACAGCTTAgttgttacaaaagttataatcaAACTCCACCGCACCGCACCGAGCTTGCAGCACGAGTCGCTCAACTTGGAACAATCGTTAGTATGACTTCGCCAAGTTCAGAAGTTTTTCATTAATAAGCGGCCCCAGCGTAATCCGATTTATTAAATGctcaacttttattatattaaaatctgattgttaaaaatttgaaatttcttttaacatattacttatttatttctttcacgTATAAACAGTCTTATATGAGAATGCAGGTCATCATCTGGAGCagattcaatattaaattttatgtatcctAGAAACTAAGATAAAGGTATTAAAACCCTATCATCTGAAAATCATCCtgaaatctgaaaatatttacttacagttTTGGTTTATGGAATAAGTTtgaaaaggttttattatataaGTGAACCACTGTGATCGGATTTCAACTGAAACAATTGGGCTTTGTCCCAAATATTCTAtgttaaaagtaacattttcattcaaattaagTATATATGATACGTAAAGATTATTGAATGAAACATTGGAAAATTAAACACCTCGTTGTCAGATTTTGAATAATGGTTATTTGTACACTCAAAATAGCCAAGTAAGTTTGCCTCCTGTCATGTGCTCCATAGATAACTAATATGACGGAGAATGTAGTGGCAACACAGGTTTATACAGTTTGTTACTTCTGAAGAAATCCTTCTAGAAGTTGTAAACTTTAGAGTGGACTAAACAACGCTCAATGTAATTGGTGTATTCTCTATGATGTAATTGAATGGATGTTGAGAGTGGCATGAAGATattgggtgaagtgaataaaacctaGCATTTGCTAAGTCTAAGAGATTTTTAAGCTACTGCTTGGTTTGTGTGAATAAAAAGCTAGCAGTTGCTAGGGGGTAGGAGTTgctaggatttttccggaaaccTAGCACTTGCTTACAATACCGAGTGAATAAAACACAACTTCTCAATTTAAAAGCTAGCAACTGCTAGGCTTTTGTTAAGTCAGCACCGAGGCATGCTAGCTTTTTACTTAGTTGTTTGTTGGACATCAGCCATGGCGGAGTTTATGCAAGTTCGACAGCATAAACATTATGGTGCTCGACGAGAGATAAATAAGTGTAAGGAACTGTTAAGGTTTGAGTccgaaagtattgattttttagcCGCGGagtttttgaatgaaactgacacTCGTGGCGGTGGACTTTCTCCAAGGAAACAAATGGAGGTTTTCTTACGTTTCGTAGCCGATCCTGGTTTTCAGTCTGGCATAGCCGAGGACGTTGGCGTTCACAGAACTACAGCATGCAAAACTGTAAGCTATGTTATGGATAAGATTATTGATAGAGCTAATTTTTGGATACATTTTCCAGCAACAGTCGAAgaaattaatgaagcaaaaatTCAATGGCAGAGAAATTTCCGTTTACCAACTGTGATCGGGGCGCTAGATTGCACTCACGTACAAATTTAAAAGTCTAATCTGCATGGGGACGAATATGTAAATAGAAAAGggtgtattacaataaatgtacagGGTACATGTGACGCTCTTGAAAGATTTACTAGCATAAGTGCAGAGTGGCCAGGGAGTGTGCATGACGCACGAATTTGGCGCAGAAGTCCAGTTAGGGAGATCATGTCACGTTTTGATGGTAGAGTATGTCTTCTTGGCGATTCCGGGTACGGAATATCACCATGGTTAATAACCCCTTTCAAACCACCAACAAATGAagcagaaaggcggtttaatttgtGTCATTCTAGGGAAAGAGTTGTGATCGAAAGGTGTTTTGGACAGATAAAAAGAAGATTTCCGATACTGGGTAACTGTGTTCGTGTGGCTTCGGAAAAAGTGCCTAAAGTAGTCGTCTGTTGTGCAGTCCTACATAATATTGCCAAATATCTTGGTGATGTTTATGATGACAATTTTGAGATCAATGGTGACGATGAAATTGAAGAAAT
The nucleotide sequence above comes from Homalodisca vitripennis isolate AUS2020 unplaced genomic scaffold, UT_GWSS_2.1 ScUCBcl_12732;HRSCAF=22605, whole genome shotgun sequence. Encoded proteins:
- the LOC124375038 gene encoding putative nuclease HARBI1, with product MSRFDGRVCLLGDSGYGISPWLITPFKPPTNEAERRFNLCHSRERVVIERCFGQIKRRFPILGNCVRVASEKVPKVVVCCAVLHNIAKYLGDVYDDNFEINGDDEIEEIDVQHENPGTTGRGADKRREMMLFVNQ